ctttatttggtCCACTGCTTCTGATTTTCTCAATTGGTAATTTATCTATCTTTCATTAATCTTTTCGAGTTCAatcataaaacatatatatatatatatataaaatttccgAGCATTATTCCTAAATATATGAAGGGAAAGGCCAATTATACCAGAAGTGGTACTAGACGAATCTTCTTTCAAGGAATTAACAAGAAGCTTTCACGATAGATTCAACAAAATCCTCTCCAAGCTTCTAGACATTGCTTGTGGAAGAGATCCTCCACTCTTTTTCCTCGTAAGATgttaaattaatcatatatccttttttcaaaaaaaaaatgttgaattAATCATCTCAATACatctatattttcaattatatatatatataccaataaACTCTAATTGCTATTATTTTCCTATTTTCAGACAACCGTCTCACTTTATATCATCTCCATCATCGGGACATATTTCAACTTTATGAATCTTTTGTTCATAGGTAAGAACTATAGTTAGTTATTAGAACATGTATAGATTTAACTATTGATTATCAGCAGAAGATTAATTAATGCACATTGTGCCGTTTAGGGTTTATAAGCATGCAAACGTTGCCGGTTATGTACGAGCTGTACGAGGATGACGTTGATAGAGTGGTGAGGAAGCTGTACAGAAAAATTGACTCGAACGTTCTTAGCAAGATCCCAAGAGGAACTGTCAAAAGCAAGAAacatacttaaaatatttttttatatattaattcatgtATAATCAGAATTTATGCATATATTGTGTGCCCTAATCCATTGCTTAACTATGCCTATGCTCTGGGCCGGACTTGCTTTCCGGCAAGGCGGCAACAATTCTGTAACTGTAAGACATACACACTATACTGGTTATCCTTTTCTAATGGTTCCCTGAGTGGAATCCACTTCTAGCCAAATATCAACTGTGATTTCTTCCTAATGAAATCAGTCCAATAATATGGCATCAGTTATTCCAATATATGATCTTTTGTCAAATGTTCCAATATATGATTGTCAAAAGTTTTTGTACTCTTAATTTTGCAAGTATTcataagctttttttttgtaaaaaatccgtaagctttttaaaacgttttatatattatttgggaaTAGATACATGACTAACATGCGTTAACGTGTGTCGAAATGCACCCACCATCCATATTGCATTTAGATGGTTATAACTTATATAATGGAAAGACCATGAGAATTTTCGTGGGTGGTTAATACATCATCTTTAACTATTCTTTActgacaaaataaataataacaatatcaGAAGTATCGAAGAAGACAAAAACATTTTCAACGATACAAAGTCTCTCGATCGACTAGTACACCAAATATGAATTTCAAATTCAATGGTCTACATACATTCTACAGTCTACACTACAACAAGACACAAACTGGTACTGTAATGGAGAAAATGGGTCACACAAGTTGCAGCTTTAAATGAATACTGGTACTCATCCCTCTCGATCAATTTCAATCTATTATTACCACATGTGCCACTCTGCAATGAAAACTCCATTTTCAATTATCAATAATGATTATCTCATCACTATAGTACTCTTCCCCACTTATTTAATTCTTTTGTATTTCTCTCTAGATTCCATAACATTATAAGTTGTTTTAGTTCCTTTCTTTTAcctcttctctttctcatcaATAGGAAAACTAAAAATACTATCAGTTCCAACATTTTCACCCTCGCTTTTTCTCCAAGTTGCATGTATATTCCCAGATTTGGTATTAATGGAGTTTCACATTTTACCCAGAGTAAGtaaagaagataaaataaacgataattacaaagaaagagGACAGACCCATCTCTACCCAAAGTACATAGTTCTAGCTAATAAacaatatttagaaaaaaacctacttaaaataaaaataatatttgacccaacaaatatttgtttggCAAAATTACACaagatttaaatatatttaagatgATCGTGTTTAAAAAACTAAGTTTTTTTCAAaccattttaaaaaactatatatgttAGTCAATTATATTATACCGTTTACTCCACAATATTGGGACTGTTTCAATGTTACCAGACTTTAAAGTTCATTACTATATATGAAAAATCATGGTTTACAATGTCTATGTATCTGTCAGAAAGTTGATTAAAACTGATTCTATATCTAAGAAAAGTACAAAGTATACATTTGTAATTATCCAACAAAAAGTTATGAAAGAGTTTAAATCGTAAATCTTAAATAAACGTCAAAGTGAATATTTTTAGAGTCTTTCCAACTTAggataattaaaattatttaacaaacttaaaaattaaaaatatttatgatcaTCTAAGACACTGTTAGAGATTTATGGTCATTTATATAATTGAATGCTAGACAGTAGTCACGAATTTACTATATCCAAAAGTTGCTATTTTTGGTTGTCGGTTGAAACACACGAAAGGTTgctttttttgttcttaagaGTTTGTTGGACAGGTTAAATTGGTATTGTGACCTATCCACCTCTCACATTGAAGACGTACGGTTAGCTGGTGGGTAGGGTTTTTGGCAGGCATAGCCAAACTTTGACCTAGAAAATATCTCATCCACAACCCACATGATTATCACATTGATTGGCTCGTTTTTTTAGCTTTGTTAGAGACGCtgatacaaacaaaaaaaatatgttcgATCAAGTAGATGCATGCCAAATATTGTAAAGAACAGTGTTCTGATCTATGCAATAAATTAGAAACTCTAACAATATATACACTTTGTCTAGTCGATGCATAAACTTATGTTCCAACGTTGTGCTTATTGATTTTTGATTCAAGCCAATCTCATAAGATTTGAAATCATAATCAGAATTACTTAAttatcatatgattttatgttGAATTGTGTGTGAAAGGGAACGTACATGAAGAAAGAGTCAAAGTTTTTGTGGTAGAGCTCTTTCAGCTTTCTCCTATATATACACACACCACTCCATAACCCCTTTATCACTTCAGACATGATTCCTTATCGTCTATATGTTTACACATTTATATATGTGAGTATACTTTATGATGTTGCATATATATTCACATACACACACAAGTATAGGTTTGAGAGTGATGCTGGTTGTTGACAGAAGATAGAGAGCACTGAGGATTACATGCaagtacatatatatgtatcatcatcACACCCGCCTGTGGATGATAAAAGATGTGAAACAaattcaagagagagagagaacgagAATGAGAAAGAGCCTGCATGTCTACTCTTTTGTGCTCTCTATACTTCTGTCACCACCATTATTTCATCTTCTCTCTTACCTATAtctatacacacatatatacattCACACTTCTGCTTCAATACTTACATTGGTTCATGCATCTCACATATACTAATCAGgttaagccaaaaaaaaaagaaaaaaaaaagattaataaaacaattgTCCATATGGaaattaaaattagataatttatgatactagtttaataatttaggtttaaataaaaaattaacattataaattaaaatttgttagcTATATTGCTAGTCTGTGTAAGGTATAGAACTTTATCTAGACTATAATTTTTCTTGTCACAAGTccatatactattatttaaaaaatatttttgctaATTTATCATGTTTATCATAATTTTAGACTAAATTATTAGTTTTGATAATAAAATTAGTGATTAATACTCAACGATCCAAAATCAACatactttaaataaataaaaatctgcaCAAGTGCGTTATTTAGTTAAACCTTATTCAAGAAAGTTTTATGAACTAAAACAAAGTTTCTGtataaatttctaattaatatCTTTACAGGTAATCCTTATTTATCAGTTTATAGTACCAAGCAACGGGTTGGAATGATATTATGGGCCTCGAAATGGGCCGGAAAATCATGTGATAGGAGATTTCGTGcgtaattttaattattaaaaaaaagaggaaatagTCTTCAGAGGGAACCCTAACTTCAACGGGAACCCAAAATCAAGATCCCCCAGATTTGGATTCTTTGAAATGTATTGTTCTGCTCAACAACCCTAACTTTCTCACTTGAATTGCTGCTCTCCACAGTAATGTCAAGCGACCAGCGAGAAGCTCAGCAGGAGACGACAACGACAACGACGACGACGGTGGACGGTAGCGGAACTACGGCGATGAGAGCGACGACGTTTTCTTCTCAGAGACTGAGGATAAACCCTAACAACGAGCATAGGCCTGAGAGTTACGAGGACCTGAAGCTCGATTTCCCCAGCGCGGTCTACTCTAGTCTCGAGAAGTACTTGCCGCAGCAAATCTTGGCCTCCGACAGGGAAGAGAAAGTCAAATTCATGACTGACATTATGCTCAGGCACCTTCCCCACGGAGAGCGTTCCAGAGTGAGTTCAAAAGTTTGAACCTTTACTTGACTTCTTCACATGGGTCTGTTAGTTTCTTGTAGATTGGACCTGAACACTTTTGGAAAGTTGAAGACTTTATGATTTGTTTGCTCAAAGTTTTGACCTTTGAGAAAGTATGCTTATTTGTCTTATGCCTTATGGTACAGGCTCATAGGCACAGCGTCTATAGGCAGAAGATAATAACTAACTATCAGGTGTGAATCCCTTTCTTGATGTTGACTGTGTTCGATATTGGCGCTGATCCAGTTCATTCAGCTTGTAGtttttaacatgttttttttctccTGCCAGCCACTTCATAAGGAGTTGTATACTCTATCTCCTGTGGACTGCTTCGTCCCCTCTTTCATGAAGGCGATCAATGAGAGCTCCGAGAAAAGCTTCAGAAGCATCATATCTGAACCGTCTCCTGGTGTTTTTGTCTTTGACATGCTCCTACCTAGCTTCTGCGAGATGATGCTAGCCGAGGTTAATGTGCATCCTTTCTCTTTTTTGTGTCTCTATGACCCTgtctttatatgttttattcatGTGGTACTGTTTGACCCTGCAGGTAGAAAATTTTGAGAAATGGGTGGGTGAGACAAAGTTCCGAATCATGAGACCAAACACCATGAATAAATACGGTGCTGTGCTTGATGACTTTGGCTTGGACAGCATGCTTGACAAACTCATGGAGTCTTATATACGTCCCATCACCAAAGGCAATATATAAGTGAAATCCAATACACACTATTATTAAGGCTAAAAAGTTACTTACCacatcttttttgttttgtagtaTTCTTCAGTGATGTAGGTGGAGCAACTCTGGACTCTCACCATGGGTTTGTTGTTGAATATGGGAAAGATAGGGATCTTGATTTAGGTGAGAGACCCCTACCCTGCAGAATTTTCAACTGACCTTACTAGTTTGTCTTAAAATTTCTGTTTGAATTATAAATTGTGCAGGCTTTCATGTGGACGATTCAGAGGTAACACTGAATGTTTGTTTGGGTAACCAGTTTGTGGGTGGGGAGTTATTTTTTCGTGGGACTCGGTGTGAGAGACATGTTAACACAACAACAAAGTCAGATGTATGCTACTCTTTTTCTTTAAGTTGCTTACTTCTCGCATAACATTTTACATCTAAAGCTTGAACAAgtgttttattacaaaaaccaGGAAATATATGATTATAGTCATGTACCGGGGCAAGCTGTGCTTCACCGTGGGCGCCACCGCCATGGTGCCAGAGCCACAACATCTGGACATCGAGTCAATATGCTTCTATGGTGCAGAAGGTAAGTAGTAATATACCAAATGAGACTTGACTGCTAATTTCCACTTTCTTATCAAGCTTTTCCTTGCAGCTCTGTGTTTAGAGAGCTCAAAAGTCATCAGAAGGAGTTCTCAAGCTGGTGCGGAGAGTGCTTTTGTGAAAAGAAAGAGGAGAAAGGAAGGGCGCTTGATGCTCTAAGAAAggtaaaatcattttaattgATCAAGTCTCTTTAACCATAAGGTGTTAAATATAATACATGTGCTCCTTATCGCTATTGCAGAAATTGGTTAAAGCAGTGCGTGCACCCCAAGATTGATGAAGAAACTTATATTTGGATGACGCTTAAAGAATTTGCTCCTGTTTTAAGGTGACTTAAAACTGAGCTTGTGTAGAAATCATTTGAGCTAAACGGTTCcttattttaactttttctcAGCTGTTTTGTAATGTACATGAAGTTTTAGTCTCAGCTTCACCTATACCACAAGAGGAGCTGTATTGTTATCTGACATTGTTGCGAGTGTAAGGAACCTCTAAAAGCTCCATATATGAGTTAACTTCGTTAACAGTGAGtgtgttcttcttctttaccTTTGTGGTCTCTGTTGAATGGAAAGAAGTGTTAGGGCTTACTTTGCAACGT
The genomic region above belongs to Raphanus sativus cultivar WK10039 unplaced genomic scaffold, ASM80110v3 Scaffold1031, whole genome shotgun sequence and contains:
- the LOC130503586 gene encoding reticulon-like protein B9 yields the protein MPIFGGSSDSEDERTMHQTTKFFNRQRSIHSIFGGGKFADILLWREPKIAATLLIGVSLFWFLMEVVEYNFIPLICHASMTSMILFFIWSTASDFLNWERPIIPEVVLDESSFKELTRSFHDRFNKILSKLLDIACGRDPPLFFLTTVSLYIISIIGTYFNFMNLLFIGFISMQTLPVMYELYEDDVDRVVRKLYRKIDSNVLSKIPRGTVKSKKHT
- the LOC130503587 gene encoding 2-oxoglutarate and iron-dependent oxygenase domain-containing protein CP2-like, translating into MSSDQREAQQETTTTTTTTVDGSGTTAMRATTFSSQRLRINPNNEHRPESYEDLKLDFPSAVYSSLEKYLPQQILASDREEKVKFMTDIMLRHLPHGERSRAHRHSVYRQKIITNYQPLHKELYTLSPVDCFVPSFMKAINESSEKSFRSIISEPSPGVFVFDMLLPSFCEMMLAEVENFEKWVGETKFRIMRPNTMNKYGAVLDDFGLDSMLDKLMESYIRPITKVFFSDVGGATLDSHHGFVVEYGKDRDLDLGFHVDDSEVTLNVCLGNQFVGGELFFRGTRCERHVNTTTKSDEIYDYSHVPGQAVLHRGRHRHGARATTSGHRVNMLLWCRSSVFRELKSHQKEFSSWCGECFCEKKEEKGRALDALRKKLVKAVRAPQD